The following proteins are encoded in a genomic region of Rissa tridactyla isolate bRisTri1 chromosome 5, bRisTri1.patW.cur.20221130, whole genome shotgun sequence:
- the LOC128910130 gene encoding translation initiation factor IF-2-like, translated as MLQDNKSTLLKEETYYPPACLPACLPACLPPPPSDPDAPAGRPQAPRPSTTRGQQGPASPHHGTRPCPTPLTPSRARSGDKQRRGGTGGRTGTRTGTETSARPATANSARRATRKHLAATGSECAVPRMREGGPDFCSHMRTLGSPMGMQVR; from the exons ATGCTTCA AGACAATAAATCTACGTTGTTAAAGGAAGAGACCTACTAcccgcctgcctgcctgcctgcctgcctgcccgcctgCCTGCCCCCACCTCCCTCCGACCCCGACGCCCCCGCAGGGCGGCCCCAGGCCCCGCGGCCCTCCACAACCCGCGGCCAGCAGGGCCCAGCCTCACCCCACCACGGAACCCGGCCCTGCCCGACCCCGCTCACCCCCAGCAGAGCCCGTAGCGGTGACAAGCAGCGCCGGGGCGGCACCGGAGGGAGGACGGGGACAAGGACCGGGACCGAGACCAGcgcccgccccgccaccgccaACAGCGCCCGCCGCGCAACCCGGAAACACCTGGCGGCGACCGGAAGTGAGTGCGCGGTGCCACGCATGCGCGAGGGCGGCCCG gatttttgcTCTCATATGAGGACCCTTGGATCTCCTATGGGAATGCAG GTGCGATAA
- the GNPDA2 gene encoding glucosamine-6-phosphate isomerase 2 isoform X2, which yields MRLVILEDYDQASEWAAKYICNRIIQFKPSQGRYFTLGLPTGNTPLGCYKKLIEYHKNGDLSFKYVKTFNMDEYVGLPRNHPESYHSYMWNNFFKHIDIDPNNAHILDGNAPDLQAECDAFEKKIEEAGGIDLFVGGIGPDGHIAFNEPGSSLSSRTRLKTLAMDTILANAKYFDGDLSKVPTMALTVGVGTVMDAREVMILITGAHKAFALYKAIEEGVNHMWTVSAFQQHPRTIFVCDEDATLELRVKTVKYFKGLMHVHNKLVDPLYSMKEN from the exons ATGAGGCTAGTAATTCTTGAAGACTATGATCAGGCAAGCGAATGGGCAGCAAAATACATCTGTAATCGTATTATCCAATTCAAGCCAAGTCAAGGAAGATATTTCACGCTTGGTCTACCAACAGGCAA TACACCTTTGGGATGCTACAAAAAGCTGATAGAATATCACAAGAACGGAGATCTCTCTTTCAAATATGTAAAGACTTTCAACATGGATGAATATGTAG gaCTTCCCAGAAATCATCCAGAGAGCTATCATTCCTATATGTGGAATAACTTCTTTAAACATATTGACATAGATCCAAATAATGCTCATATCCTTGATGGGAATGCTCCAGACTTACAGGCGGAATGTgatgcatttgaaaagaaaattgaagaagCAGGGGGGATTGATCTGTTTGTTGGAG GCATTGGTCCAGATGGCCACATTGCATTCAATGAACCCGGATCCAGTTTGTCTTCAAGAACAAGATTAAAGACTTTAGCAATGGACACCATTTTGGCAAATGCTAAATACTTTGATGGAGACTTATCTAAAGTACCAACTATGGCGCTAACAGTTGGTGTGGGTACAGTGATGGATGCTAGAGAA GTGATGATTCTTATAACAGGTGCACATAAGGCTTTTGCACTGTACAAAGCAATTGAAGAAGGAGTCAATCATATGTGGACAGTTTCTGCTTTCCAGCAACACCCTCGTACTATCTTTGTATGTGATGAAGATGCTACTTTAGAACTAAGAGTTAAAACTGTGAAATACTTTAAAG GTTTAATGCATGTGCACAATAAACTTGTGGACCCACTGTACAgtatgaaagaaaactga
- the GNPDA2 gene encoding glucosamine-6-phosphate isomerase 2 isoform X1 — translation MRLVILEDYDQASEWAAKYICNRIIQFKPSQGRYFTLGLPTGNTPLGCYKKLIEYHKNGDLSFKYVKTFNMDEYVGLPRNHPESYHSYMWNNFFKHIDIDPNNAHILDGNAPDLQAECDAFEKKIEEAGGIDLFVGGIGPDGHIAFNEPGSSLSSRTRLKTLAMDTILANAKYFDGDLSKVPTMALTVGVGTVMDAREVMILITGAHKAFALYKAIEEGVNHMWTVSAFQQHPRTIFVCDEDATLELRVKTVKYFKEHLSLLPLLPNSTTKNPFCSLSRRVRPQNECLLPP, via the exons ATGAGGCTAGTAATTCTTGAAGACTATGATCAGGCAAGCGAATGGGCAGCAAAATACATCTGTAATCGTATTATCCAATTCAAGCCAAGTCAAGGAAGATATTTCACGCTTGGTCTACCAACAGGCAA TACACCTTTGGGATGCTACAAAAAGCTGATAGAATATCACAAGAACGGAGATCTCTCTTTCAAATATGTAAAGACTTTCAACATGGATGAATATGTAG gaCTTCCCAGAAATCATCCAGAGAGCTATCATTCCTATATGTGGAATAACTTCTTTAAACATATTGACATAGATCCAAATAATGCTCATATCCTTGATGGGAATGCTCCAGACTTACAGGCGGAATGTgatgcatttgaaaagaaaattgaagaagCAGGGGGGATTGATCTGTTTGTTGGAG GCATTGGTCCAGATGGCCACATTGCATTCAATGAACCCGGATCCAGTTTGTCTTCAAGAACAAGATTAAAGACTTTAGCAATGGACACCATTTTGGCAAATGCTAAATACTTTGATGGAGACTTATCTAAAGTACCAACTATGGCGCTAACAGTTGGTGTGGGTACAGTGATGGATGCTAGAGAA GTGATGATTCTTATAACAGGTGCACATAAGGCTTTTGCACTGTACAAAGCAATTGAAGAAGGAGTCAATCATATGTGGACAGTTTCTGCTTTCCAGCAACACCCTCGTACTATCTTTGTATGTGATGAAGATGCTACTTTAGAACTAAGAGTTAAAACTGTGAAATACTTTAAAG aGCACCTGAGTCTTCTGCCTCTTTTGCCAAACTCAACAACTAAAAACCCTTTTTGCAGTCTCTCAAGACGTGTGAGACCACAGAATGAGTGTCTCCTCCCTCCATAA